From a region of the Flavobacterium sediminilitoris genome:
- a CDS encoding fumarate hydratase: MDFIYQDPYLIEKDDTKYKKISSEFVKVEKLGDREILTIDPKGLELLSEVAMNDVSFMLRTKHLQSLQNILNDPEATDNDRFVAYNLLQNASVAIDGELPSCQDTGTAIVMGKKGENVYTGVDDAEWLSKGIFNTYQKKNLRYSQIVPISMFEEKNSGSNLPAQIDIYAKKGNSYEFLFLAKGGGSANKTFLYQKTKSLLNEKSMDEFIREKIKDLGTSACPPYHLALVIGGTSAEANLAAVKKASAGYFDHLPTSGNMSGQAFRDLEWEKRVQKICQESAIGAQFGGKYFTHDVRVIRLPRHAASCPVGLGVSCSADRNIKGKITKEGIFVEQLETNPGQFLPKVAPHLEEPVIIDLDKPMKEILAELTKYPIKTRLKLNGTVIVARDIAHAKIKELLDSGKPMPEYFKNHPIYYAGPAKTPEGMPSGSFGPTTAGRMDPYVDEFQAAGGSMIMLAKGNRSQQVTNACAKYGGFYLGSIGGPAAILAKDNILKVEVVDFEELGMEAVRKITVKDFPAFIITDDKGNDFFANL; this comes from the coding sequence ATGGATTTTATATACCAAGACCCTTATCTTATTGAAAAAGATGATACTAAATACAAAAAAATATCTTCTGAATTTGTAAAAGTAGAAAAACTAGGAGATCGAGAAATTTTAACAATTGATCCAAAAGGATTAGAACTTCTTTCTGAAGTAGCTATGAATGATGTTTCGTTTATGCTTAGAACGAAACATTTACAAAGTTTGCAAAATATTTTAAATGATCCTGAAGCAACAGATAATGATCGTTTTGTTGCCTATAATTTATTACAAAATGCTTCTGTAGCAATTGATGGTGAACTCCCTTCTTGTCAAGATACAGGAACTGCTATTGTAATGGGAAAAAAAGGAGAAAATGTTTATACTGGTGTTGATGATGCTGAATGGTTATCCAAAGGAATTTTCAACACGTATCAAAAGAAAAATTTACGTTATTCTCAGATTGTGCCTATTAGCATGTTTGAAGAAAAAAACTCTGGATCAAATCTTCCTGCTCAAATAGATATTTATGCAAAAAAAGGGAATTCTTATGAGTTTTTATTTTTAGCAAAAGGTGGTGGTTCTGCTAATAAAACTTTTCTATATCAAAAAACAAAATCGCTATTGAATGAAAAATCGATGGACGAGTTTATTCGTGAAAAAATTAAAGATTTAGGAACCTCAGCTTGTCCTCCTTACCATTTAGCTTTAGTTATTGGCGGAACTTCAGCAGAAGCAAATTTAGCTGCTGTAAAAAAAGCTTCTGCAGGTTATTTTGATCATTTACCTACATCTGGAAATATGTCTGGACAAGCTTTTAGAGATTTAGAATGGGAAAAAAGAGTACAAAAAATTTGTCAAGAAAGTGCTATTGGAGCTCAGTTTGGAGGAAAATATTTCACTCATGATGTTCGTGTAATTCGCTTACCTCGTCATGCTGCTTCTTGTCCTGTAGGATTAGGTGTATCATGTTCTGCTGACAGAAATATTAAAGGGAAAATTACTAAAGAGGGTATCTTTGTAGAACAATTAGAAACTAATCCAGGTCAGTTTTTACCTAAAGTTGCTCCTCATTTAGAAGAACCTGTTATTATTGATTTAGATAAACCAATGAAAGAAATATTGGCTGAATTAACAAAATATCCTATTAAAACTCGTTTGAAATTAAATGGAACAGTTATAGTAGCTCGCGATATTGCTCATGCCAAAATAAAAGAATTGTTAGATTCTGGTAAACCAATGCCTGAATATTTCAAAAACCATCCAATATATTATGCTGGTCCTGCAAAAACTCCTGAAGGAATGCCATCTGGAAGTTTTGGCCCTACTACTGCTGGAAGAATGGACCCTTATGTAGATGAATTTCAAGCTGCTGGCGGAAGTATGATTATGCTTGCTAAAGGAAATCGATCACAACAAGTTACAAATGCTTGTGCTAAATATGGTGGATTTTATTTAGGTTCTATAGGTGGTCCTGCGGCAATTTTAGCAAAAGACAATATTTTAAAAGTTGAAGTAGTCGATTTTGAAGAACTTGGAATGGAAGCTGTACGAAAAATTACAGTTAAAGATTTTCCTGCTTTTATTATCACTGATGATAAAGGAAATGATTTCTTTGCCAATCTGTAA
- a CDS encoding response regulator transcription factor — MKSNIIIADSQNLYRIGLKHVLKKHFNSLTITELSTKRELIKTLNNTEIDYLFIDVNNVIDIEKRDVLNINKLFPTCRIIIITCFHNEFEDEFLYKKEISGYICKNSQEQVFYEALIKIQRNDRYICNQILNSVLENNLVKQQNDCNHLTTREIEILKLIAQGKTGNQIASILFISVHTFRTHRKNIMKKTSANSTSKLVLYALKSSIV, encoded by the coding sequence ATGAAATCAAATATTATTATTGCAGATAGCCAAAATTTATATAGGATAGGGCTAAAACATGTATTGAAGAAACATTTTAATAGTTTGACAATTACTGAATTGTCAACAAAGAGAGAATTGATAAAAACCCTTAATAATACAGAAATAGATTATCTTTTTATAGATGTTAATAATGTAATTGATATAGAGAAAAGAGATGTTTTAAATATAAATAAATTATTCCCTACGTGTAGAATTATAATTATTACGTGTTTTCACAACGAGTTTGAAGATGAATTTCTGTATAAAAAGGAGATAAGTGGTTATATCTGTAAGAATAGTCAAGAACAAGTGTTTTATGAAGCATTAATTAAAATACAGAGGAATGATAGATATATATGTAATCAAATTTTAAATAGCGTTTTAGAAAATAACCTTGTTAAACAACAGAATGATTGCAATCATTTAACAACTAGGGAAATTGAAATATTAAAATTAATAGCTCAAGGGAAAACAGGAAATCAAATTGCTTCAATTTTATTTATAAGTGTTCATACTTTTCGTACTCATAGAAAAAATATAATGAAAAAAACTAGTGCAAATTCAACATCTAAGCTTGTTTTATATGCATTAAAAAGTAGTATTGTTTAA
- a CDS encoding pyridoxal phosphate-dependent decarboxylase family protein: MNIVKQTNQNTNEAIISQDIFKQYVFSNEKSSITNYKNSMKKAIHVISKHVKKRKTPFTGTSIKNIKERIESIKLENFKGQHSLNYVLEELKEIYLNDCVHFHNPKYIAHLNCPILTPTLVAEAFISSLNSSMDTWDQSTGGTFIELKLIEWTLGIMGYPKEGDGIFTSGGTQSNLMGLLLARDYYIKNNYDIDPKMDGLPSEASKFKILCSEVSHFSLKKNLSLLGLGQNAVVPVSVDSDFKMNITKLEQAIRKQKELGNIPIAIVGTAGTTDFGSIDPLIEISRIAKKNSLWFHVDAAYGGGLLISETHKNKLKGIELSDSATIDYHKTFYQPVSSSGFFMRDKSFVDYIKYHADYLNSKEQEEEGIPNMVKKSIQTTRRFDALKLWFTLRIIGVEGLSSYLEKAVENAQFTANFLRERKDFEMIHNPEISAIVFRYTPFFGNDVSYCNLNSYIRKAIFNEGKAIITSTKVNDEVFLKFTLLNPLTTTQDIEEVIALIIHHGQQYSLKN, translated from the coding sequence ATGAACATTGTCAAGCAAACTAATCAAAACACAAATGAGGCTATAATAAGCCAAGATATCTTTAAACAATATGTTTTCTCAAATGAAAAAAGTAGTATTACAAATTATAAAAATAGCATGAAAAAAGCAATTCATGTTATAAGTAAGCATGTTAAAAAGAGAAAAACTCCTTTTACAGGAACTTCTATTAAAAATATAAAAGAAAGAATTGAAAGTATAAAACTTGAAAATTTTAAAGGACAACACTCATTGAATTATGTTTTAGAAGAACTGAAAGAAATTTATTTAAATGATTGTGTTCATTTTCATAATCCTAAATATATAGCACACTTAAATTGCCCTATTTTAACACCAACACTAGTTGCAGAAGCGTTTATTTCATCTCTTAATTCTTCTATGGATACTTGGGATCAAAGTACAGGAGGCACATTTATTGAACTAAAATTAATCGAGTGGACTCTAGGAATTATGGGATATCCAAAAGAAGGAGATGGCATTTTTACAAGTGGTGGAACTCAATCTAACTTAATGGGGCTTTTATTAGCTAGGGATTATTATATAAAAAACAATTATGATATTGATCCAAAGATGGATGGATTACCTTCCGAAGCTTCAAAATTTAAAATATTATGTTCAGAAGTAAGTCATTTTAGTTTAAAGAAGAATTTAAGTTTACTTGGATTAGGGCAAAATGCAGTAGTTCCAGTTTCTGTTGATTCTGATTTTAAAATGAATATTACAAAGTTAGAACAAGCTATAAGAAAACAAAAAGAGCTAGGAAATATACCTATTGCAATTGTAGGAACCGCAGGAACAACAGATTTTGGTTCAATTGATCCATTAATAGAGATTTCAAGAATTGCGAAGAAAAATTCTTTATGGTTTCATGTAGATGCAGCTTATGGAGGTGGTTTATTAATAAGTGAGACACATAAAAATAAACTAAAAGGAATTGAATTGTCTGATTCTGCTACTATAGATTATCACAAAACATTTTATCAACCAGTAAGTTCAAGTGGCTTTTTTATGAGAGATAAGTCATTTGTAGATTATATAAAATATCATGCAGATTACCTTAATTCTAAAGAACAAGAAGAAGAAGGAATTCCAAATATGGTTAAGAAATCAATACAAACTACTAGACGTTTTGATGCACTTAAACTATGGTTCACATTAAGAATTATTGGAGTAGAAGGATTAAGTTCATATTTAGAAAAAGCAGTTGAAAATGCTCAGTTCACAGCAAACTTTTTGAGAGAAAGAAAAGATTTTGAAATGATACACAATCCAGAAATTAGTGCAATTGTTTTTAGATATACTCCATTTTTTGGGAATGATGTTTCTTATTGTAATTTAAATAGTTACATAAGAAAAGCAATTTTTAATGAAGGGAAAGCAATTATAACCAGTACTAAAGTAAATGATGAGGTTTTCTTGAAATTCACATTGCTTAATCCGCTTACAACAACTCAGGATATTGAAGAAGTAATAGCACTTATTATTCATCACGGACAACAATATTCTTTAAAAAATTAA
- a CDS encoding lysine N(6)-hydroxylase/L-ornithine N(5)-oxygenase family protein — MKNITYDFIAIGVGPFNLGLACLTQPIENLNGVFFDKNESFNWHPGMLLQDTTLQIPFLADLVTLADPTSPFSFLNYSKEQGKMYSFYIRENFLLLRNEYNQYCQWAIKKLPNVFFSTEVIQIDYNESDALYSVTTKCTKTNDIKTYNTKKLILGTGTSPHVPKSCEILKEKAIHSSAYIQNKEELQKQKSITVLGSGQSAAEVFNDLLQEIDVYEYQLNWITRSPRFFPMDYSKLTLEMTSPEYVDYFYNLPENKREELLKEQKILYKGINKDLIGNIFDTIYSKKVIKEIDVNLRTNSECIKSNYNKETGNFELELHQIEQDKKYRHTTEALVLATGYNYKLPEFLNGIKNRIKWDKKERFATHRNYSIDVNANEIFVQNAELHTHGFVTPDLGMACYRNSYIIKELTGKEYYSIEKQIAFQQFGVEKEEVISSEVFELIL; from the coding sequence ATGAAAAATATAACATACGATTTTATAGCCATAGGTGTTGGTCCATTCAATTTAGGACTGGCATGTTTAACACAACCAATTGAAAATTTGAATGGTGTTTTTTTTGATAAAAATGAATCTTTTAATTGGCATCCAGGAATGTTATTACAAGATACAACATTGCAAATTCCGTTTCTTGCTGATTTAGTTACATTAGCTGACCCAACAAGCCCATTTAGCTTTTTAAATTATAGTAAAGAACAAGGGAAAATGTATTCTTTTTATATTAGAGAAAACTTTTTATTATTACGAAACGAATACAATCAATATTGTCAATGGGCAATAAAAAAATTGCCTAATGTGTTTTTTAGTACTGAAGTCATACAAATAGATTATAATGAATCAGATGCATTATATAGTGTAACCACAAAATGCACAAAAACAAACGATATAAAGACTTATAATACTAAAAAGCTCATTCTAGGAACTGGAACATCTCCTCATGTTCCAAAATCATGTGAAATACTAAAAGAAAAAGCAATTCATTCTTCTGCATATATTCAAAATAAAGAAGAGTTACAAAAGCAAAAATCAATTACAGTTTTAGGTAGTGGTCAAAGTGCAGCAGAAGTTTTTAATGATTTACTACAAGAAATAGATGTATATGAATATCAATTAAATTGGATAACACGTTCTCCTCGATTTTTCCCAATGGACTATAGTAAATTAACTCTTGAAATGACCTCTCCGGAGTATGTAGACTATTTTTATAATTTACCCGAAAACAAAAGAGAAGAATTGTTAAAAGAACAAAAAATATTGTATAAAGGAATTAATAAAGATTTAATAGGGAATATTTTTGATACTATATATAGTAAAAAAGTGATTAAAGAAATAGATGTTAATTTAAGAACAAATTCAGAATGTATAAAATCTAATTATAACAAAGAAACAGGAAATTTTGAATTAGAACTTCATCAAATAGAGCAAGATAAAAAATATCGTCATACTACGGAAGCGCTAGTCTTAGCAACAGGATATAACTATAAGCTTCCAGAATTTCTTAACGGAATTAAAAATAGAATTAAGTGGGATAAAAAAGAACGATTTGCTACTCATAGAAATTATAGTATAGATGTAAATGCTAATGAAATATTTGTTCAAAATGCAGAGTTACATACTCATGGTTTTGTTACTCCAGATTTAGGAATGGCATGCTATAGAAATTCTTATATCATTAAAGAACTAACAGGAAAAGAATATTATTCTATTGAAAAGCAAATTGCATTTCAACAATTCGGAGTAGAAAAAGAAGAAGTAATCTCTTCAGAAGTATTTGAATTAATTCTTTAA
- a CDS encoding heparan-alpha-glucosaminide N-acetyltransferase domain-containing protein encodes MEKKRIAAIDFARGISVLLVIIVHTMLIYGSIQTQTQTLLGEIILWMGRGTPMFLVIMGISFNQSSRQHFSAICKRALIILLIGYGLNILKFWVPEYIFGGLPQRFVEAYGLISQTLDSALFFLCLGDILQLAGITLFIIACINHFSQNKWIPLIIGLIIISLSKEMSGYRIGIAGIDYLCDLFFSNKFNVYFPVFPWSSFILIGVFLGKWYKELKENENTFFKKIAIQGIVFILVGAILIKINPEYHFGDYYHLGPGGSIVLMGVMLLFLWISNILTILIGEYKTLFKGITYLSKNVTSLYVIQWILINWGMYVFGFWEHNQITVALLIPVMTLLTLMVNAAFLNCKNKLTNTKILRFQKIKQSKAQLIE; translated from the coding sequence ATGGAGAAGAAAAGAATAGCAGCTATTGACTTTGCACGAGGAATTAGTGTTTTATTGGTTATCATTGTTCACACCATGCTTATATATGGAAGTATTCAAACTCAAACACAAACACTTTTAGGAGAAATTATTTTATGGATGGGAAGAGGAACACCTATGTTTCTTGTAATAATGGGAATTTCATTTAACCAATCGAGTAGACAACATTTTAGTGCAATATGTAAAAGAGCATTAATAATCCTTTTAATAGGTTATGGATTAAATATATTAAAATTTTGGGTGCCAGAATATATTTTTGGAGGACTTCCACAAAGGTTTGTTGAGGCATACGGACTAATATCTCAAACACTTGATTCGGCATTGTTTTTCTTATGTTTAGGAGATATTTTACAACTTGCAGGAATTACACTTTTTATTATTGCATGTATTAATCATTTTAGTCAGAATAAATGGATTCCTTTGATAATAGGACTAATAATTATTTCTCTCTCTAAAGAAATGAGTGGATATAGAATAGGTATTGCAGGAATAGACTATTTATGTGATCTCTTCTTTAGTAATAAATTCAATGTTTACTTTCCTGTTTTTCCTTGGAGTTCATTCATTTTAATAGGTGTTTTTTTAGGAAAATGGTACAAAGAACTTAAAGAGAATGAAAACACTTTTTTTAAAAAAATTGCAATACAAGGAATCGTATTCATTTTAGTAGGTGCAATATTAATTAAGATAAACCCTGAATATCATTTTGGTGATTATTATCACTTAGGACCAGGTGGAAGCATAGTATTAATGGGTGTAATGTTACTGTTTTTATGGATTTCAAATATCCTTACAATATTAATAGGAGAATATAAGACACTTTTTAAAGGAATAACTTACTTAAGTAAAAATGTAACTAGTTTGTATGTAATACAATGGATACTTATTAATTGGGGAATGTATGTTTTTGGATTTTGGGAACACAATCAGATAACAGTTGCTCTATTAATACCAGTAATGACCTTGTTGACTTTAATGGTAAATGCTGCTTTTTTAAATTGTAAAAACAAACTAACAAATACGAAAATATTACGTTTTCAAAAAATAAAACAATCTAAAGCTCAGTTAATCGAATAA
- a CDS encoding GNAT family N-acetyltransferase: MNTDNRLMKIKENSIVYANFIPNFGLIEFRPLYLEKDITIIHDWVNREYAQYWGMQGKKMEEVKQEYEKITKHSDVFIGLVNGNISFLLERYNPKYDSISNYYSVKEYDCGIHIIVAPTTKPIHQFTWHIFSSILKFIFNDLRIQRVVVEPDIRNKKMFNICHRVGFVDDKMIELPHKTALLAFCTREQFVKAIDTFNLKQTKMLYHNQIEFPEQAVQHINSEVWEKANKLLVKKAICEFSHELLLHPKVEKKQDNWNKYCLTTDDNQIKYSFKAKLLALNHLTIDSNSIIKERNGVEIEIDAIHFISEFKENIGISEELFPSYIEEIISTLYGSAYKLGKEFLTAKELVKADFQTIEQSMTEGHPGFVANNGRIGFNSMDYKAFTPETGNPFQILWLAGHIDRTIYAGTKELEYKTLLSHELDNDTIEKFNDIIKKQGKNPEEYYFIPIHPWQWFNKLANVFSPEIAKGKLICVGYSPDLYQAQQSIRTLFNISNPKKFYTKTSLSILNMGFMRGLPVYYLGTAPEMAEWLNKLLGKDKYLQDVNFEMLGEIASISYINPYFEDYGKHNPYNKMIASLWRESPVSFLQKEEQLMTMAALLHVDNDGKALLPEIIKASSLEIDLWLKEYFKVYLSPLLHCFYQYDLVFMPHGENIILGFKNHIPIRSFMKDITEEAVILNPEVEIPENIIRIYAEVPEKVKLLSIFIDVFDGFFRFMSSILVEHVNYNENLFWELVAECIHDYQETQPHLAGKFEQYDLFETQFELSCLNRLQINNNKTMIDLDDPVALLQFKGKLQNPIAPYKKVTV; the protein is encoded by the coding sequence ATGAATACAGACAATAGATTAATGAAGATAAAAGAGAATAGCATTGTCTACGCTAATTTTATCCCAAACTTTGGTCTTATTGAGTTCAGACCTCTATATCTTGAAAAAGATATAACTATTATACATGACTGGGTAAATCGTGAATATGCACAATATTGGGGAATGCAAGGGAAGAAAATGGAAGAAGTGAAACAAGAATATGAAAAAATAACAAAACATTCAGATGTTTTTATAGGACTAGTGAATGGTAATATATCATTCTTATTAGAAAGGTATAACCCAAAATACGATAGTATTAGTAATTATTATTCTGTTAAAGAGTATGATTGCGGAATACATATTATTGTTGCTCCAACAACAAAACCAATTCATCAATTTACGTGGCATATTTTTTCAAGTATTCTGAAATTCATATTTAACGATTTAAGAATACAACGAGTCGTTGTAGAACCTGATATTCGAAATAAAAAAATGTTTAACATCTGTCATCGCGTAGGATTTGTAGATGATAAAATGATAGAATTACCCCATAAAACAGCACTTTTAGCCTTTTGTACAAGAGAGCAATTTGTAAAAGCAATAGATACATTCAATTTAAAACAAACAAAAATGCTATATCATAATCAAATAGAATTTCCAGAACAAGCAGTTCAACATATCAATTCAGAAGTCTGGGAAAAAGCAAATAAATTATTAGTTAAAAAAGCAATTTGCGAATTTTCACATGAATTATTATTGCATCCTAAAGTAGAAAAAAAACAAGATAATTGGAATAAGTATTGTTTAACAACAGATGATAATCAAATAAAATATTCTTTTAAAGCAAAGCTACTTGCTTTAAATCATCTAACAATTGATAGCAATTCTATAATAAAAGAACGTAATGGTGTGGAAATAGAAATTGATGCCATACATTTTATATCTGAATTCAAAGAAAATATAGGAATAAGTGAAGAATTGTTTCCGTCTTATATAGAAGAAATTATTAGTACATTATATGGCAGTGCTTATAAATTAGGTAAAGAGTTTTTAACAGCTAAAGAGTTAGTAAAAGCAGATTTTCAAACTATTGAACAGTCTATGACTGAAGGACATCCGGGTTTTGTAGCTAATAATGGAAGAATAGGATTTAATAGTATGGATTACAAGGCTTTTACACCTGAAACAGGAAATCCATTTCAAATCCTTTGGTTAGCAGGTCATATTGATAGAACAATTTATGCAGGAACAAAAGAGTTAGAATACAAAACGCTATTATCGCATGAACTAGATAATGATACAATTGAAAAGTTTAATGATATAATAAAAAAACAAGGGAAAAATCCAGAAGAATATTATTTTATTCCTATTCATCCATGGCAATGGTTTAATAAATTAGCGAATGTTTTTTCTCCAGAAATAGCAAAAGGGAAATTAATATGTGTTGGATATAGTCCAGATTTGTATCAAGCACAACAATCTATCAGAACTTTATTTAATATTAGCAATCCTAAGAAATTTTACACAAAAACATCACTTTCAATATTGAATATGGGATTCATGCGTGGGTTACCTGTATATTATTTAGGAACAGCACCAGAAATGGCAGAATGGTTGAATAAATTATTAGGGAAAGATAAATATTTACAAGATGTGAATTTTGAAATGTTAGGAGAAATTGCTTCAATAAGTTATATTAATCCTTATTTTGAAGATTATGGAAAGCACAATCCATATAATAAAATGATAGCATCATTGTGGAGAGAAAGCCCTGTTTCTTTTTTACAAAAAGAAGAACAATTAATGACAATGGCAGCTTTGTTACACGTAGATAATGATGGGAAAGCTTTGTTGCCAGAAATTATAAAAGCATCTTCTTTAGAAATTGATTTGTGGTTGAAAGAATATTTTAAAGTATATCTAAGTCCATTATTACATTGTTTCTACCAGTACGATTTAGTATTTATGCCACATGGAGAAAACATAATATTAGGGTTTAAAAATCATATTCCCATTCGTTCGTTTATGAAAGATATAACGGAAGAAGCTGTGATTTTAAATCCTGAAGTTGAAATACCTGAAAATATTATCCGAATTTATGCAGAAGTACCTGAAAAGGTTAAATTATTATCCATTTTTATAGATGTTTTTGATGGTTTTTTCCGATTCATGTCGAGTATATTAGTTGAACATGTAAATTATAATGAAAATCTTTTTTGGGAATTAGTTGCCGAATGTATTCATGATTATCAAGAAACACAGCCGCATCTTGCAGGAAAATTTGAACAGTATGATTTATTTGAAACACAGTTTGAATTATCATGTTTAAACCGTTTGCAAATAAACAATAATAAAACAATGATAGATCTTGATGATCCTGTTGCTTTATTACAATTTAAAGGAAAATTACAAAATCCAATAGCTCCTTATAAAAAAGTAACGGTTTAA
- a CDS encoding GNAT family N-acetyltransferase, with protein sequence MINTSKHLTKDTLEEVVFTKNISEIGTFELRPINLEKDIEAIHKWVNKEYAIYWGMMGFSFDEVKIAYEKIVKNTQVYIGTFNGIISFLLECYNPKEDVINNYYNVEKGDRGMHILVAPSENPIKNFTWSIFTVILDFIFNDSEVKRIVVEPDARNYKIHQLNKKAGFVFQRIVELPHKKAHLEFCTREDYYKALEKL encoded by the coding sequence ATGATAAATACAAGTAAACATCTTACTAAAGATACTTTGGAAGAAGTTGTTTTTACTAAAAATATTTCTGAAATCGGAACTTTTGAATTAAGACCTATAAATTTAGAAAAAGACATTGAGGCTATTCATAAATGGGTAAATAAAGAATATGCAATTTATTGGGGAATGATGGGTTTTTCTTTTGATGAGGTTAAAATAGCCTATGAAAAAATAGTTAAAAACACTCAAGTTTATATAGGAACCTTTAATGGAATAATATCTTTTTTATTAGAATGTTATAATCCAAAGGAAGATGTAATTAACAACTATTACAATGTGGAAAAAGGAGATCGAGGTATGCACATTTTAGTAGCTCCATCAGAAAACCCAATTAAAAACTTCACATGGTCTATTTTTACCGTTATACTTGATTTTATATTTAATGATAGTGAAGTAAAACGAATAGTAGTAGAACCAGATGCTCGAAATTATAAAATCCATCAACTTAATAAAAAAGCAGGCTTTGTTTTTCAAAGAATTGTAGAACTTCCACATAAAAAAGCACATTTAGAATTTTGTACTCGTGAAGACTATTACAAAGCCTTAGAAAAATTATAA